The Bryobacteraceae bacterium genome includes a window with the following:
- a CDS encoding 2-hydroxyacid dehydrogenase: MKASTLLVLNDPAAPHLKWLDRLPAGTRIAAGASAEAFRQAAPEADVMLVGAVPRELFEEVFAMAPRLEWVHVMWAGLDSLLFPALAQSPVTLTNGRGVFARSLAEFVIAGMLWFAKDIRRMRRQQRERKWEKFTVEELHGRQLGIIGHGSIGRAVAALATAFGMKVIGVGRRSPREEFDEVIAASDFILVSAPLTPETRGLIGESEFRRMRPGAVLINVGRGPVVQEEGLIAALRDGRIRGAVLDVYDEEPLPADHPFWSMENVLLSPHCADNTPTWLDEAMQLFVENFERYVKGEPLKNIVDKEAGY, from the coding sequence ATGAAAGCATCGACGCTTCTCGTCCTCAACGACCCGGCTGCGCCCCACCTGAAGTGGCTGGACAGACTGCCCGCCGGAACACGGATCGCCGCCGGCGCCTCGGCCGAGGCGTTCCGTCAGGCGGCGCCGGAAGCCGACGTGATGCTGGTGGGCGCGGTTCCTCGCGAGCTCTTCGAAGAGGTCTTCGCCATGGCGCCGCGGCTCGAGTGGGTCCATGTGATGTGGGCGGGGCTCGATTCGCTGCTGTTTCCGGCGCTTGCGCAAAGCCCGGTGACGCTGACCAACGGGCGCGGCGTGTTCGCGCGCTCGCTGGCGGAGTTCGTCATCGCCGGCATGCTCTGGTTCGCCAAGGACATCCGCCGCATGCGGCGGCAGCAAAGGGAGCGGAAATGGGAGAAGTTCACCGTTGAAGAACTGCACGGCAGGCAGCTGGGCATCATCGGCCATGGCTCGATCGGGCGCGCGGTGGCCGCGCTGGCCACGGCGTTCGGCATGAAGGTGATCGGCGTCGGACGGAGATCGCCGCGCGAAGAGTTCGACGAGGTCATCGCAGCCAGCGACTTCATCCTCGTCAGCGCGCCGCTGACGCCCGAGACGCGCGGGCTGATCGGCGAGTCCGAATTCCGCCGGATGCGGCCCGGGGCGGTGCTCATCAACGTAGGGCGCGGGCCGGTGGTGCAGGAAGAAGGGCTGATCGCCGCCCTGCGCGACGGCCGCATCCGCGGCGCCGTGCTCGATGTCTACGACGAAGAGCCTCTGCCGGCGGACCATCCGTTCTGGTCGATGGAGAACGTCCTGCTCAGCCCTCACTGCGCCGACAACACGCCCACGTGGCTCGACGAGGCCATGCAGCTCTTTGTCGAGAACTTCGAGCGCTACGTCAAAGGCGAGCCCCTGAAGAACATCGTGGACAAAGAGGCGGGGTACTGA
- a CDS encoding drug/metabolite exporter YedA: protein MRGRCYIGHLKRHPQFWAYAALISVCFFWGTTYLGIRMALEMWPPMTLVSVRFLLSGGILLAGALLLKAEIPRGRELALTALYGVVILGVGNGALVLAETWIPSGMAALIITVSPFWMVGLNALLPPREPLHPPTLLGMAIGLCGAVLLVGPGAWQGGAAGAAMLKGALVLQVGCVSWSLGSLLQKRLPTRSHPIVSGGIQQLAAGLAFIPASLLWPGQIQFSERGLGALLYLVVFGSIVGYSSYIVALERLPVAVVSIYNYINPVVAVILGWIFYREPFGWREAAAMLVIFLGVALVKRMQDRR from the coding sequence ATGCGCGGCCGGTGTTACATTGGGCATTTGAAACGCCATCCGCAATTCTGGGCCTATGCAGCCCTGATTTCAGTCTGTTTTTTCTGGGGCACCACGTACCTCGGCATCCGCATGGCGCTGGAGATGTGGCCGCCGATGACCCTGGTCTCCGTGCGCTTTCTGCTGTCCGGCGGAATTCTCCTTGCCGGCGCCCTGCTGCTAAAAGCGGAAATTCCGCGGGGGCGCGAGCTGGCGCTGACGGCTCTCTACGGGGTCGTCATTCTGGGCGTCGGCAACGGCGCGCTGGTGCTGGCCGAAACGTGGATTCCCAGCGGCATGGCCGCCCTGATCATCACGGTCAGCCCGTTCTGGATGGTCGGGCTGAATGCGCTGCTGCCGCCGCGCGAGCCGCTCCATCCGCCCACGCTGCTGGGCATGGCCATCGGATTGTGCGGCGCCGTGCTGCTGGTGGGTCCGGGCGCATGGCAGGGAGGCGCGGCAGGCGCAGCCATGCTGAAGGGCGCGCTCGTGCTGCAGGTGGGCTGCGTCAGCTGGTCGCTCGGCTCCCTGCTGCAGAAGCGGCTGCCGACCCGCTCCCATCCGATCGTTTCCGGCGGCATCCAGCAGCTGGCTGCGGGGCTCGCCTTCATTCCGGCTTCGCTGCTGTGGCCCGGCCAGATCCAGTTCTCGGAGCGCGGCCTGGGAGCGCTGTTGTATCTCGTCGTGTTCGGCTCCATCGTGGGCTACTCGAGCTACATCGTCGCCCTGGAGCGGCTGCCCGTCGCCGTCGTTTCGATTTACAACTACATCAACCCCGTGGTGGCCGTGATCCTGGGCTGGATTTTCTACCGCGAGCCGTTCGGCTGGCGCGAGGCCGCCGCCATGCTGGTCATCTTCCTGGGCGTCGCGCTGGTGAAGCGCATGCAGGACCGGCGCTGA
- the fruK gene encoding 1-phosphofructokinase — protein MILTLTANPAIDRNVTVDRLVFDDRAYILDTRKSAGGRGINASCVIHAFGGKTLAIAICGGKAGKQLEEYLGCCGFPCELVRVRSEIRTNLTIADRHGLAIKLNEIGPELSAAEVARLEKTVRSKLAGAEWLMLCGSLPPGVPADFYARLIRAAEEAGVRTLLDADEGALEAAMEAHPTVVTPNQQEAERLLSRALLTRAHFQEAAERIRGMGARNVVLSLGARGAVGAFEDGSVWEAIPPRVEALCPIGAGDALAAAFVWALTQEATRPEALQWGVAAGTASARLPGVSFATLEQTREILARVTLERAA, from the coding sequence TTGATCCTCACGCTGACAGCCAACCCCGCCATCGACCGCAATGTGACGGTCGACCGTCTCGTCTTCGACGACCGCGCCTATATTCTCGACACGCGCAAGTCGGCGGGCGGGCGCGGCATCAACGCGTCCTGCGTGATCCACGCCTTTGGCGGCAAGACGCTGGCGATCGCCATCTGCGGCGGCAAGGCGGGAAAGCAGCTGGAGGAGTACCTCGGCTGCTGCGGGTTTCCCTGCGAACTCGTGCGGGTGCGCAGCGAGATCCGCACCAATCTCACGATCGCCGACAGGCACGGCCTGGCCATCAAGCTCAATGAAATCGGGCCGGAGCTGAGCGCGGCGGAGGTCGCCCGGCTGGAAAAGACCGTGCGGTCGAAGCTCGCCGGCGCCGAGTGGCTGATGCTGTGCGGCTCGCTGCCTCCGGGAGTTCCGGCGGACTTCTACGCCCGGCTGATCCGCGCAGCCGAAGAGGCGGGCGTGCGGACTCTGCTGGACGCGGACGAAGGAGCCCTGGAAGCGGCCATGGAAGCGCACCCGACCGTGGTCACGCCGAACCAGCAGGAAGCGGAGCGGCTGCTGAGCCGGGCGCTGCTGACGCGCGCTCATTTCCAGGAGGCGGCCGAACGGATCCGCGGCATGGGCGCGCGCAACGTCGTTCTCTCGCTGGGGGCGCGCGGCGCGGTCGGAGCGTTCGAGGATGGCTCCGTCTGGGAGGCGATCCCGCCGCGGGTGGAGGCGCTGTGCCCCATCGGCGCGGGCGACGCGCTGGCGGCCGCCTTTGTGTGGGCTCTCACGCAGGAGGCCACGCGGCCGGAGGCTCTGCAGTGGGGCGTCGCAGCCGGAACGGCGTCCGCCCGGCTGCCCGGCGTCAGCTTCGCGACTCTCGAACAGACCCGGGAGATCCTCGCCCGCGTCACGCTGGAACGCGCCGCCTGA
- the poxF gene encoding ferredoxin--NADP(+) reductase, translated as MEARLVSYSDIGPEVRHFVFEAAGADTLQAQPGQFVSFTGEVKGRRVTRPYSLAGLPRGNRFELCLNRVREGLFSPWLFELLPGQTVAMKGPLGYFTPRRPFRDSVFVATGTGVAPFRAFLQSEEVLQSGARIALLFGARYEESLLYRSEFEDLERRMPRFRYLPTLTRPPEGWTGRTGRVQAHLDEALEGRTDVDVYICGLKEMVEDVRRMLKERGFERRQIIVEKYD; from the coding sequence ATGGAAGCGCGGCTCGTCTCGTACTCCGACATCGGCCCCGAAGTGCGCCATTTCGTGTTCGAGGCTGCCGGGGCGGACACGCTGCAGGCGCAACCCGGGCAGTTCGTCTCGTTCACGGGCGAAGTCAAGGGCAGACGCGTCACGCGCCCGTACTCGCTGGCCGGACTGCCGCGGGGCAACCGGTTTGAACTCTGCCTGAACCGCGTCCGGGAGGGGCTGTTTTCCCCGTGGCTGTTCGAACTCCTGCCCGGGCAGACGGTCGCGATGAAGGGTCCGCTCGGCTACTTCACGCCGCGGAGGCCCTTCCGCGATTCCGTGTTCGTGGCCACGGGCACGGGCGTGGCGCCGTTCCGCGCGTTTCTGCAATCGGAGGAAGTGCTTCAGAGCGGCGCCCGGATCGCGCTCCTGTTCGGCGCCCGATACGAGGAGTCGCTCCTCTACCGGAGCGAGTTCGAGGATCTCGAGCGCCGCATGCCGCGCTTCCGCTACCTGCCGACGCTGACGCGGCCGCCGGAGGGCTGGACCGGCCGCACCGGAAGGGTGCAGGCGCATCTGGACGAGGCGCTGGAAGGGCGCACCGATGTCGACGTCTACATCTGCGGGCTGAAGGAGATGGTCGAGGACGTGCGCCGGATGCTCAAGGAGCGGGGGTTCGAGCGCCGTCAGATCATCGTCGAGAAATACGACTAG
- a CDS encoding deoxyguanosinetriphosphate triphosphohydrolase-like protein, which produces MTLSRLRFPLHASRGRRYPEAPHPYRNEFQRDRDRIVHARAFRRLEDKTQVFGERLSDHFRNRLTHTIEVAQIARTVASALGLDEDFTEALALAHDIGHPPFGHAGEEALDAQMRQYGERFDHNVNALRLVESFEQRYAAFPGLNLTFEVREGIVKHSRDFEPGEHPEFDEYLPGQRPPLEAQLIDLADEVAYNTADLDDGWSAGLFTMEQIEAAVPGYAEIAAETRRLFPRASGKMLFLESQRRLIDYLATALIEGTAAGAAASGAETVDDVRRLPRLAAMTPAAAETNRALKRFLFEHLYSIPMLAEERRRAMEQIAALFRFFMENTDELPENHRQRLENFSLHRVVCDYIAGMTDGYFRRTVRRLLG; this is translated from the coding sequence GTGACCCTTTCCCGACTCCGGTTCCCGTTGCACGCCTCGCGGGGACGCCGGTATCCGGAAGCCCCGCACCCCTACCGCAACGAGTTCCAGCGCGACCGCGACCGCATCGTCCACGCCCGCGCCTTCCGGCGGCTGGAAGACAAGACCCAGGTGTTCGGAGAGCGCCTCAGCGACCACTTCCGCAACCGCCTGACCCACACGATCGAAGTCGCCCAGATCGCCCGCACCGTGGCTTCCGCGCTGGGGCTGGACGAGGACTTTACCGAAGCGCTTGCCCTCGCCCACGACATCGGGCACCCTCCGTTCGGCCATGCGGGCGAAGAAGCTCTCGATGCGCAGATGCGCCAGTATGGAGAGCGCTTCGATCACAACGTGAACGCCCTCCGGCTGGTGGAGAGTTTCGAGCAGCGCTACGCCGCGTTCCCCGGCCTGAACCTGACCTTCGAGGTCCGCGAGGGCATCGTGAAGCACTCCCGCGACTTCGAGCCCGGCGAGCATCCCGAGTTCGACGAATACCTGCCGGGGCAGCGGCCGCCGCTGGAAGCCCAGCTGATCGATCTGGCCGACGAAGTGGCCTACAACACGGCGGACCTCGACGACGGCTGGAGCGCCGGCCTGTTCACGATGGAGCAGATCGAAGCCGCCGTGCCGGGCTACGCGGAGATCGCCGCCGAAACCCGGCGGCTGTTCCCCCGGGCTTCCGGGAAGATGCTGTTTCTCGAGTCGCAGCGCCGCCTGATCGATTACCTGGCCACCGCGCTGATTGAAGGAACGGCGGCGGGCGCGGCGGCCAGCGGCGCGGAAACCGTGGACGACGTGCGCCGCCTGCCGCGCCTGGCCGCGATGACGCCCGCTGCGGCGGAGACCAACCGCGCCCTGAAGCGCTTCCTCTTCGAGCATCTGTACTCGATCCCGATGCTGGCGGAGGAGCGCCGCCGTGCGATGGAGCAGATCGCCGCGCTGTTCCGGTTTTTCATGGAAAACACGGACGAATTGCCTGAAAACCACAGGCAAAGGCTGGAAAATTTCTCATTGCACCGGGTGGTTTGCGATTATATTGCGGGAATGACCGACGGGTATTTCCGCCGCACCGTCCGCCGCCTGCTCGGCTGA
- the shc-1 gene encoding squalene-hopene cyclase — MDSVWFENVNRRVTRRTVSVAAATRQSLAQACTQTLQRAGQALLDLQKPEGHWCGDLLADTTLESDYILLQLWLYPPDSAGWNPPAKARIEKAARSILRRQLPGGGFDIYPGGPPDPSASVKAYAALKLAGVDPASPEMTRLRQCILDLGGVQAANSYVKINLSLFGLYPREHVPTIPPELVLLPGGVLYEMSSWTRAIVVPLSIVQARGGTRPVPPGFHLNEIVAPGKSFRLPRRDKLSFLFYGIDRGLKIWQDRGNARVKNAAIRAAEKWMLDHTRYSEGLGAIYPSMMYLIMALDALGYPRDHPDLIDAIRQFEALLTDRGDEFYFQPCFSPVWDTAYAAFALGEMGQAPEDRLRRAADWLIAREVRRKGDWSVKRPDLEPSGWAFEYANEHYPDIDDTAMVLLALLHARATDREAQARCERRAVNWLIGMQSKDGGWAAFDVDNDWQLLNKVPFADHNAMLDPTCPDITGRVLESLCRRGLVHSHPTVRRGVDYLLKTQERNGSWYGRWGVDYIYGAFLAMRGLKYSGAPNVQEAVRKAARWLAAVQNPDGGWGESCASYLEDRFVPAPSTPSQTAWALLGLLAAGESYYDGVRRGIEYLIETQQPDGTWREDLATGTGFPNVFYLRYTLYSKYFPILALTMARRALGRDEPEVLHAAAGLPS; from the coding sequence ATGGATTCCGTCTGGTTTGAGAATGTGAACCGCCGGGTGACCCGACGCACCGTTTCCGTCGCCGCCGCGACCCGGCAGAGCCTCGCGCAGGCGTGCACGCAGACGCTGCAGCGCGCCGGCCAGGCTCTGCTCGACCTGCAGAAGCCGGAAGGCCACTGGTGCGGGGATCTGCTGGCGGACACGACGCTGGAGTCCGACTACATTCTGCTGCAGCTCTGGCTCTATCCCCCGGATTCGGCGGGCTGGAATCCGCCGGCGAAGGCGCGCATCGAAAAGGCCGCGCGGTCGATCCTGCGGCGCCAGCTCCCCGGCGGCGGTTTCGACATCTACCCCGGGGGTCCGCCCGATCCGAGCGCCAGCGTGAAAGCCTATGCCGCGCTCAAGCTGGCGGGCGTCGATCCCGCCAGTCCGGAGATGACGCGCCTGCGGCAGTGCATCCTCGATCTGGGCGGCGTGCAGGCGGCCAACAGCTACGTCAAGATCAATCTCAGCCTCTTCGGCCTGTATCCCCGCGAGCACGTGCCCACCATCCCGCCCGAGCTCGTGCTGCTGCCGGGCGGCGTGCTGTACGAAATGTCGTCCTGGACGCGGGCCATCGTCGTGCCGCTGTCGATCGTGCAGGCGCGCGGCGGAACGCGCCCCGTGCCGCCGGGCTTCCACCTGAACGAGATCGTCGCGCCCGGCAAGAGCTTCCGCCTGCCGCGCCGCGACAAGCTTTCCTTCCTGTTCTACGGCATCGACCGCGGCCTGAAGATCTGGCAGGACCGGGGCAACGCGCGCGTGAAGAACGCGGCCATCCGCGCCGCCGAAAAGTGGATGCTCGACCACACCCGGTACTCTGAAGGGCTGGGCGCGATCTACCCGTCCATGATGTACCTGATCATGGCGCTGGATGCGCTCGGCTATCCGCGCGATCATCCCGATCTGATCGATGCGATCCGGCAGTTCGAGGCGCTGCTGACGGACCGCGGCGACGAGTTCTATTTCCAGCCCTGTTTCTCGCCGGTGTGGGACACTGCGTACGCAGCCTTCGCCCTCGGCGAGATGGGACAGGCGCCCGAGGACCGGCTGCGCCGCGCAGCCGACTGGCTGATCGCCCGCGAAGTGCGCCGCAAGGGCGACTGGAGCGTCAAGCGCCCCGATCTCGAGCCCTCCGGCTGGGCGTTCGAGTACGCCAACGAGCACTACCCCGACATCGACGACACGGCCATGGTGCTGCTGGCGCTGCTGCACGCGCGGGCCACCGACCGCGAGGCGCAGGCCCGCTGCGAGCGCCGCGCAGTCAACTGGCTGATCGGCATGCAGTCGAAAGACGGCGGATGGGCGGCGTTCGACGTCGACAACGACTGGCAGCTGCTGAACAAGGTCCCCTTCGCCGACCACAACGCCATGCTCGACCCGACATGCCCGGACATCACGGGGCGCGTGCTGGAGTCGCTCTGCCGCCGCGGCCTGGTGCATTCCCACCCGACCGTGCGCCGCGGCGTCGACTATCTGCTCAAGACGCAGGAGCGCAATGGAAGCTGGTACGGACGCTGGGGCGTGGATTACATCTACGGCGCTTTCCTCGCCATGCGCGGGCTGAAATATTCCGGCGCGCCGAACGTGCAGGAGGCCGTGCGCAAGGCCGCCCGCTGGCTCGCCGCCGTCCAGAATCCCGACGGAGGCTGGGGAGAGAGCTGCGCCAGCTATCTGGAAGACCGCTTCGTGCCCGCCCCGAGCACGCCATCGCAGACGGCGTGGGCGTTGCTGGGGCTTCTGGCTGCGGGCGAGTCCTACTACGACGGCGTGCGCCGCGGCATCGAGTATCTGATCGAAACCCAGCAGCCCGACGGAACCTGGAGGGAAGATCTCGCCACGGGCACGGGCTTCCCCAACGTGTTCTACCTGCGGTACACGCTGTACAGCAAGTATTTCCCGATCCTGGCTCTCACGATGGCGCGCCGTGCGCTGGGCCGCGACGAGCCTGAAGTGCTCCACGCCGCGGCGGGTCTGCCCAGCTGA
- the plsC gene encoding 1-acyl-sn-glycerol-3-phosphate acyltransferase, which produces MDFRRRPWSGYLRSWLWTIPAASAVTAVLITIAIATSPFAPSGPWQERLYRLWARAVLFLFGARVRVRGAERLDPRGHYVFVSNHLSLADTPVMFHALPVPFKFLAKRELLRVPFIGWYLRRAGHLTVDRRSVRSSIESLNEAARLIREHSLSVLIFAEGRRSPDGTLQPFKDGAAWLAIESGAQAVPAAILGTDRVLPALDSCILPGDVEVRIGEPLPPEGFTLRDRGEFTRLLEERVRALLAEPGTVR; this is translated from the coding sequence ATGGATTTCCGGAGGCGGCCCTGGAGCGGCTATCTCCGCTCGTGGCTCTGGACCATCCCGGCCGCCAGCGCCGTCACTGCGGTTCTGATCACCATCGCCATCGCCACGTCGCCGTTCGCTCCTTCCGGCCCGTGGCAGGAGCGCCTGTACCGGCTCTGGGCCCGCGCCGTGCTCTTCCTCTTCGGCGCGCGCGTGCGCGTCCGCGGAGCGGAGCGCCTGGATCCCCGCGGCCACTATGTCTTCGTCTCCAACCATCTGTCCCTGGCCGACACGCCCGTCATGTTCCACGCGCTGCCGGTTCCCTTCAAGTTTCTGGCCAAGCGGGAGCTGCTCCGCGTCCCGTTCATCGGCTGGTATCTGCGCCGCGCGGGGCACCTCACTGTCGACCGCCGCTCGGTGCGCTCGTCGATTGAAAGCCTCAACGAGGCCGCGCGCCTGATCCGGGAACATTCCCTGTCGGTTCTGATTTTTGCCGAGGGCCGCCGCAGCCCGGACGGAACGCTGCAGCCGTTCAAGGACGGCGCGGCGTGGCTGGCCATCGAATCCGGCGCGCAGGCCGTTCCCGCCGCCATCCTTGGCACGGACCGCGTCCTGCCCGCCCTTGACTCCTGCATCCTGCCCGGCGATGTCGAAGTCCGCATCGGCGAACCGCTGCCTCCGGAAGGCTTCACGCTCCGGGACCGCGGCGAATTCACCCGGCTGCTGGAGGAGCGGGTCCGCGCGCTGCTGGCAGAGCCCGGAACGGTCCGGTGA
- a CDS encoding glucuronyl hydrolase, which yields MIQFGPEIDRGLMEEALAFAERQVTRLIEKHPGFYPVYTKNGKWKHEGPAWTHWCDGFLPGLMWIFHKRSAENGGAGAFWMEKAIEYSRPLEPRQFDRDVHDLGFIFLSSYYRWYQATRDPKLNEVLIQAGKTLSQRFVEKGQYLRSFVSEDSLFIDIMMNVGLIFYASRETGDRRLRDIAIRHALTTRRYLVRGDGSTAHEGIFDVRTGEFLRHSTQQGWRADSCWARGLTWALYGFGSCYEYTRDPRFLDTAERCADYYLTHTNADGIPPWDFQAPEDSRRMVDTSAAAIAASGLLRLCRMLPDPVKGFYYWSSALHILRSLCEKHTAKDDPQWEGILKGGVYHVHKNLGVNESVMWGEYFFCEALENALRHTLSNQARKSNGK from the coding sequence GTGATCCAGTTCGGTCCGGAAATCGACCGCGGTCTGATGGAAGAGGCGCTGGCTTTCGCCGAGCGCCAGGTGACCCGCCTGATCGAGAAGCATCCGGGGTTTTACCCCGTCTACACGAAGAACGGAAAGTGGAAGCATGAAGGTCCGGCGTGGACCCACTGGTGCGACGGGTTTCTGCCGGGGCTCATGTGGATCTTCCACAAGCGGAGCGCGGAAAACGGCGGCGCCGGCGCGTTCTGGATGGAGAAGGCCATCGAGTACTCGCGCCCTCTCGAGCCGCGGCAGTTCGACCGCGACGTGCACGACCTGGGCTTCATCTTTCTTTCCAGCTATTACCGCTGGTATCAGGCGACCCGCGATCCGAAGCTGAACGAGGTGCTGATCCAGGCGGGCAAGACGCTGTCGCAGAGGTTCGTCGAGAAAGGCCAGTACCTGCGGTCGTTCGTCAGCGAAGACTCGCTGTTCATCGACATCATGATGAACGTCGGGCTGATCTTCTACGCCTCGCGCGAAACGGGCGACCGGCGGCTGCGCGACATCGCCATCCGGCACGCGCTCACCACGCGGCGCTATCTGGTGCGCGGCGACGGCTCCACGGCGCACGAAGGAATCTTCGACGTCAGAACGGGCGAGTTCCTGCGGCACTCGACGCAGCAGGGCTGGCGCGCGGACTCCTGCTGGGCTCGCGGTCTCACCTGGGCGCTCTACGGATTCGGCAGCTGCTACGAATACACGCGCGATCCGCGGTTCCTCGACACCGCCGAGCGCTGCGCCGATTACTACCTCACGCACACCAACGCGGACGGCATTCCGCCGTGGGACTTCCAGGCGCCGGAAGATTCGCGCAGAATGGTGGACACCTCGGCGGCAGCCATCGCCGCCAGCGGGCTGTTGCGGCTCTGCCGCATGCTGCCCGATCCGGTGAAAGGCTTCTACTACTGGTCCAGCGCGCTGCACATCCTGCGCAGCCTGTGCGAGAAGCACACGGCGAAAGACGACCCGCAGTGGGAAGGCATCCTGAAAGGCGGCGTCTACCACGTGCACAAGAATCTCGGCGTCAACGAGAGCGTGATGTGGGGCGAATACTTCTTCTGCGAAGCTCTGGAGAACGCGCTGCGGCACACGCTTTCCAATCAGGCCCGCAAGTCCAACGGAAAATAG
- the oliA gene encoding oligopeptide transporter, OPT family protein, whose protein sequence is MANQQNSYKPFVPVDMKMSEFTFRAVLLGLVMTVVLGAANAYLGLRAGQTIAATYPAAVISMAVLRLFRGSILEENMARTVGSIGESVAAGAIFTIPAFVIVGAWQRFDTFEAYWQSSALMLVGGTLGILFVTLLRRVMVEDPELPFPESKAAAEIHKAGQRGADAAKTLFQAMGVGAFIYLLGEFRLFSASREFLLKVGELGKSAVKLGAAGEAATGGWTKFSLPAIAPAYLGVGFIIGPRLGALNFAGGLTAWGLLVPLLVYFLGPELAKNIPEGAGHEAWDGIASQVWRNIVRPIAVGGMLVGAATTMFRMRKSLAAGLQRAVADLKKASGQAEAVDRTQQDLSFKVVLPGLVATFIAMVVLYEFFSQSLAGAVVAAVVMIVLGFFFAAVSGNLVGIIGSSNNPISGLTLSTLIVAALLMVAIGVKGLSGVAAVLGVAAVVCVSSAVAGEMLQDLKVGHILGGTPRSMQIGDLIGILISGLLLFFPLWILHEGNIREGGIGFGDPKLSAPQAGLMAMLSQGIVGGSMAWPLVLTGICMGLALVLLQVRSPMLFAVGMYLPLETTFAIFTGGVIRWLMERARDRSNFNEPQKARIENAAVLIASGLIAGEALMGMVKAGFAIGDRPLSSILSFFDKPPVAAGLAVLVLLALIMIRWPLAKAGSPDEPAPPAAIV, encoded by the coding sequence ATGGCGAACCAGCAGAACTCGTACAAACCCTTCGTCCCCGTTGACATGAAGATGTCCGAATTCACGTTCCGGGCCGTGTTGCTCGGTCTCGTGATGACGGTCGTGTTGGGCGCCGCCAACGCCTACCTCGGGCTGCGCGCGGGGCAGACGATCGCCGCCACGTATCCGGCGGCGGTGATCAGCATGGCGGTGCTGCGGCTGTTCCGCGGCTCGATTCTCGAGGAAAACATGGCCCGCACGGTGGGCAGCATCGGCGAGAGCGTGGCCGCCGGCGCGATTTTTACGATTCCCGCCTTCGTCATCGTGGGCGCCTGGCAGCGTTTTGACACGTTTGAAGCGTACTGGCAATCCAGCGCCCTGATGCTGGTGGGCGGCACGCTGGGCATTCTGTTCGTGACGCTGCTGCGGCGCGTGATGGTGGAAGACCCGGAGCTGCCGTTCCCTGAATCGAAGGCCGCGGCCGAGATCCACAAGGCCGGGCAGCGCGGCGCCGACGCCGCCAAGACGCTGTTCCAGGCGATGGGCGTCGGTGCGTTCATCTATCTGCTGGGCGAATTCCGGCTGTTTTCCGCCAGCAGGGAATTCCTGCTGAAGGTGGGCGAACTCGGCAAGAGCGCCGTGAAGCTGGGGGCCGCGGGAGAGGCGGCGACCGGCGGATGGACGAAGTTCTCTCTGCCCGCCATCGCCCCGGCGTATCTGGGCGTCGGTTTCATCATCGGTCCGCGGCTGGGCGCGCTGAACTTCGCCGGCGGGCTGACGGCGTGGGGGCTGCTGGTGCCGCTGCTGGTCTACTTCCTGGGACCCGAGCTGGCGAAGAACATTCCCGAGGGCGCCGGCCATGAAGCGTGGGACGGCATCGCCAGCCAGGTGTGGCGCAACATCGTCCGGCCGATCGCGGTGGGCGGCATGCTGGTGGGCGCGGCCACGACGATGTTCCGCATGCGCAAGTCGCTGGCGGCGGGACTGCAGCGCGCGGTGGCCGATCTGAAGAAGGCCAGCGGGCAGGCGGAAGCCGTCGACCGCACGCAGCAGGACCTGAGCTTCAAGGTCGTGCTGCCTGGGCTGGTGGCGACGTTCATCGCCATGGTTGTGCTGTACGAGTTCTTTTCGCAGTCGCTGGCCGGCGCCGTAGTGGCCGCCGTCGTGATGATCGTGCTTGGCTTCTTCTTTGCGGCGGTGAGCGGCAACCTGGTAGGCATCATCGGCTCGTCGAACAATCCGATCTCCGGCCTCACGCTGTCGACGCTGATCGTGGCCGCGCTGCTGATGGTGGCGATCGGCGTGAAAGGGCTGTCCGGCGTGGCGGCGGTGCTGGGCGTCGCGGCGGTGGTCTGCGTCTCCTCCGCCGTGGCGGGCGAGATGCTCCAGGATCTGAAGGTTGGCCACATTCTCGGAGGCACGCCGCGTTCGATGCAGATCGGCGACCTGATTGGCATCCTGATCAGCGGGCTGCTGCTGTTCTTCCCGTTGTGGATCCTGCATGAGGGCAACATCCGAGAGGGCGGCATCGGCTTTGGAGATCCGAAGCTGTCGGCGCCGCAGGCAGGGCTGATGGCGATGCTGAGCCAGGGCATCGTGGGCGGCTCGATGGCGTGGCCGTTGGTGCTGACCGGCATCTGCATGGGGCTGGCGCTGGTGCTGCTGCAGGTGCGCAGCCCGATGCTGTTCGCCGTGGGCATGTACCTGCCGCTGGAAACGACGTTCGCCATCTTCACCGGCGGCGTGATCCGCTGGCTGATGGAGCGGGCGCGCGACCGGAGCAATTTCAACGAGCCGCAGAAGGCGCGGATCGAAAACGCCGCTGTTCTGATCGCCTCGGGGCTGATCGCCGGCGAGGCGCTGATGGGCATGGTGAAGGCGGGCTTCGCCATCGGCGACAGGCCGCTTTCCTCCATCCTCAGCTTCTTCGACAAGCCGCCGGTGGCGGCAGGCCTCGCCGTGCTGGTCCTGCTGGCGCTCATCATGATCCGCTGGCCGCTGGCCAAGGCCGGCAGCCCGGACGAGCCCGCGCCGCCCGCAGCCATTGTGTAA